DNA sequence from the Terriglobales bacterium genome:
TGGACTCCGCTTCGTGACCGAAAATCTTAAATCGGTTGCCCGAAACCTAAATAGCTAACTCCATCGAGAAACACAACCGCAGCGGCTAAAGCCTGATCAATCCGAAACTTCAAACGGCACGGCTGAAGCCGGTGCCCTTCCCCAAGCTAATTTGGACAGCCCTGTAGCACGCTGCGTTTCTACCATGTCGGTGGCCCATGCTAGGCCGCTTTAGTGCGTCAGAACGCTTGTGATGAAGTCTAGGGCTCTGGGATCGTTCGATTGACCCAACCAAAATACCGCCTGCTTTCTTACTACAGGGTTTCTGTTGTTTCGCGCCACCTCGATCAACTTCAGCACGCCTTCGTGGTCCGGCAATTGCGATAGCGCGAACACTGCCTTCTTCTTCACGTCGGTGTCGGGATCGTTTTCGATGGAATCGTTGATTACGCCGGCGACCCTCTTCCCCGCCTTCTGCGCCAGCCAAAACAACGCTTGTCCACGCACGCGTGAACTTGAATCCTGCTTGGCAACATGAATCAACTCTTCTTCCGCTCCTGGTTCCTTGCTTTGACTCAGGGGAAACGTAAGTTTGTCGCGAAAGTGATCGTCGGGATCGGATTCGATTAGCTTCTTCAGCGTGGCGTATCCATGTGCGCCGCGCGCGACTCCGAGCCAGAACGCGGCGTGCTCGCGAATCTTCTCCGGATAATCGGCTGCGGAGAACCGATCCAGGGCCGCATCGGCAGAGGCATCGGCATGCTGGGCAATTGCGTCGAGTGCGCGTCTACCCAAGTGAGCATCCCCGTCTTTCGTCACGAACGTGCTTAAATATGCGATGCTCTGCTTGGGATCGGCTCCAGTCACGATCGTCACCGGAACTCCGCCGGCATCGATCGCGCAGTTTTCGCTGAACAGACGAATGCTGCCGATCTTCTTGTCTTCCACTCGATAGAGCACGGTAATGCTCTTGGTCTCGACGTCGTTGCAATCATCGCGTGATCCCGAAAAAGTGTTGTGCTCCGACTCCAGACGGCATGTGCCGCAGCAGCCGTTCGTCTGCCAGCCGCCATCGAAGCAGCAGATCGTGCGATTCCCGCTGACTGCGGGAACCGCATAACCGATCCAGCCGATGCCGCTCTGGCGGGCGGCGAAGCCGGAGATTTGCTCCTGCAGATTCGCAGAAGTGGACACGGTCTCAAGCTTCGCATTGCGAATCTGCGGAGGCTGAGTCTGTGGGCCCTCGAGCCGCGCGACCTGCGCGCTGCCGAAGCACGAACTAATCAGAATGGCTATAGCGAATAGTCTTTGCATGGTGTCTTCTCGTTGGCTGCTGGATTCGTTTGAGTGTTACCGGCTACGGAATTCCTTTTTAAAACTGTCATCCCTCGCGCGCTGTTTGCGCGGGGGATCTGCTGTTTTGTGCGCACCGAGAGACAGCAGATCCCCCACTCCGCGTTAAGATTCTCGGCGCCATAAACAGCTTCGCTGCGGAGTGAGGGATGACAGTCTCTAGGGCGAAGCGCGCTCATGGAATTGAACTAACGTAGGTGCCATGTTTCGAAAACTGCCTAGTGCCTCTGGTTACTTGTTCAGAATCTCCATCAGATAATCGGTGGCCTCGCGATTGCCCATCACCGACATCTTCTGGACCAGCTCCCGCTTCAGTTCCGGATTGGTCTCTTTGCGCGCCAGTTCCACCAGGGAATGTGCGTCTCCCTTGATGAACAGCGCGTTGATCACCGCGCTGCGCACGTCGGGGTTCTGATCGTTCTGGTAAATCTTTGTCAGCGTCTCGCTGCTGCCACCGGAGATGCCGAGGTCTTTGATCGCTTCCATCCTCAACTTGGGATCCGTATCGGTAAGAGCAACCTTCTCCTGCAACTCGGTGTCACCGGAGACGATGGTGGAGTGCAGGACCTCTCGTTTCATATCGGGAGTAGTGGCCTTGCTATAGAGATCACGGAGCTGTTGCTGACAGCCGCCAACTCCCATGGCCTTAATCGCAGCATGGACCACTTCTGGATCCTTCTCATTTGCGGAGAAGCCCGAAAGCTGAGTGCACCCTCCGGAAACACCGAGATCCTTGAGCGCCTCGGCTCGCATTTTTGGATCGGGATCGCTCATCGCGACTTTCTGTTGCAGTTCGGTATCGCCAGAGACGATAGTTGAATGCAGAAGATCGCGCTTCACTCCGGGATCAGTGGTTTTGTTGTAAAGATCGCGCACCTCGCTCTTGCAGCCAGCGATTCCCATGGAGTGAATCGCCTCTTTGACGAGCGACGTGTCCTTCTCGCCCGAGGAAAGAGTTAGCAGTTCGCTGCAGCCGCCTGAGATACCCAGGCTGTGAAGAGCCGACTTCTTGGCTTCAACATTGCTGCTTCCCTGATAAATCTTCATCAGCGTGTCATGGTTCCCACTGATGCCGAGATAATGAATCGCCTTCTTCTGCAGCTCGGGATGGAGCTTGCCGGTGGCGATTTGCAGCATGAGTTCCCGAGCTCGAGGACTGTCACTCTGGGAAAGCACGAAAAGTGCTTTATCAAGAATCTTGCCTTCGCACTGTCCTGAATTGGTGCTGTTCAGCAATTTCTCAATGATCGGTACGGCCTTATCAGGATCGGTGTTCATGAGGCTGTTGACCGCGAGTAGCTTTAAGTCGCAGTCGGACTCCCGATCGGGTGTCGGCGTCTTTCCCTGCTTCTGTAGAATCTCCTGCTCAAGCGCTCCAGCATCCTTGATCCATTGGCTGCGTGGATACTCTCGTTTGATCTGGCCAATGGTTTTGAGAGCTTGCGGATCCTGTCCAAGTTTGTCTTGAGCTACGGCTTGCCAATAGAGGGCTTCGTCCACTCGGGCGCGGCCCGCCTTTATTACCTGTGAATAAAGATCAAGCGCCTTCTGCCACTGCTCCTGGTAAATTGCGTCTTTGGCCGCGGCAAGGGCGTCGTCAGTCGCGCGATCTCCACTCTTCTGCGGCTGAAAGCTGGAGATCGCTCCGGTAGGAAAATCGTCGGTTTGCGCTGCGGCGGTCACGCCCAGCGCAGTAATAAGAATCAGAATGAAAGTTATAAAAGACGTTGTTGTTTTCATTTCCTCAATTGCCTTGTCGTGCTTGATGTATGTGCGAACTGTTGAAGCCGTTCAATTTGAATTCATGAAACATAGGTAAACATCTGTCATCCTGAGCCCTGTTGTTGGCCGAAGGATCTCCCGGGATGTTTCGGACTTGAATATTGCGTCCTGGCACTTCCTCCAGAATCCTCGTGTAAGAGCCGGGACGCAGCAACTAAGCCGGAAATATTGCGGGAGATCCTTCGGCCAACAACCGGCCTCAGGATGACAGCTCTCAAAATGGATTTCCGTAATTCCATGCCTACAACCTCGAATCGCCAAGGCTCTTCTGCGGTGCTGATTCCGCCCGGCTACGGGCCTTCACCTTTGACTCGATCACCCGCACCTTGAACAGCACGCCTTGCGCTTCGATCCGTTGCTGAAGCTCTTCCAGCTCTTTTCCCGAAACGGAATCGGGATGGTGCGCGATGTCAATCAGAACTCGCTCTACCTGATCGAGGACATTGGCGATCTCGGGATCTTTGTCGCGCTGGGCGGTTTGGCGGTAGAGCCGATTCTCATTGACCAGCTCCTGAGCGAAATCGCGTTCCGCGGAGATGTCAACCTTGCTTTCAGGTCGAGTGTTGGCCAACTCCACGAGAATCATCTCGGTGCGGTCGAGGTGGTCGCCCACGGCGACCATGAGGACGCGGTCCCTGCCTGAGGGCGTCTGCTTGCTGACAACCTGAGTCGGGCTGGGCTGCTTCGGTCCTGAAATTCGACCAGCTAGGAACGCCAACACGATGACCGCGGCAAATG
Encoded proteins:
- a CDS encoding HEAT repeat domain-containing protein — encoded protein: MQRLFAIAILISSCFGSAQVARLEGPQTQPPQIRNAKLETVSTSANLQEQISGFAARQSGIGWIGYAVPAVSGNRTICCFDGGWQTNGCCGTCRLESEHNTFSGSRDDCNDVETKSITVLYRVEDKKIGSIRLFSENCAIDAGGVPVTIVTGADPKQSIAYLSTFVTKDGDAHLGRRALDAIAQHADASADAALDRFSAADYPEKIREHAAFWLGVARGAHGYATLKKLIESDPDDHFRDKLTFPLSQSKEPGAEEELIHVAKQDSSSRVRGQALFWLAQKAGKRVAGVINDSIENDPDTDVKKKAVFALSQLPDHEGVLKLIEVARNNRNPVVRKQAVFWLGQSNDPRALDFITSVLTH
- a CDS encoding tetratricopeptide repeat protein, which codes for MKTTTSFITFILILITALGVTAAAQTDDFPTGAISSFQPQKSGDRATDDALAAAKDAIYQEQWQKALDLYSQVIKAGRARVDEALYWQAVAQDKLGQDPQALKTIGQIKREYPRSQWIKDAGALEQEILQKQGKTPTPDRESDCDLKLLAVNSLMNTDPDKAVPIIEKLLNSTNSGQCEGKILDKALFVLSQSDSPRARELMLQIATGKLHPELQKKAIHYLGISGNHDTLMKIYQGSSNVEAKKSALHSLGISGGCSELLTLSSGEKDTSLVKEAIHSMGIAGCKSEVRDLYNKTTDPGVKRDLLHSTIVSGDTELQQKVAMSDPDPKMRAEALKDLGVSGGCTQLSGFSANEKDPEVVHAAIKAMGVGGCQQQLRDLYSKATTPDMKREVLHSTIVSGDTELQEKVALTDTDPKLRMEAIKDLGISGGSSETLTKIYQNDQNPDVRSAVINALFIKGDAHSLVELARKETNPELKRELVQKMSVMGNREATDYLMEILNK